GCTTCGCTCAGCGCGGCAGGTCGACCGCCGTGCCGACCGCGTCGGGGAGCGCGACTCCGAGGAGCCTGCCGACGGTCGGGGCGAAGTCGTAGGGTGTCCGCTCGGCGTCGGAAACGCCGGCCTTGACCCCGCCACCCCAGAAGACGAGCGGGACGTTCGTGTCGTACTCGTATTGCGACCCGTGCGTGCTTCCGCGTGCGTCCGGGTAGACGATGACGCCCCGGCGTGGGATCAGGATCGCCTCGCCCGAGCGGACCGGGTCGTAGTCGTTCATCGCGAATCGGACGTCGCGGTCGGCCGGATCCCAGGTCGCCCGCTGCGAAGCGAGGAGGACGGTCCGAAACTCCTCGTGGTGGAGTCGCGCGATCGCGCCCGGGAGGACGCGGTCGATGTCGGCCGCGGTGACGGCGCGTCCGGCCGGTCCGCACGGTCCGGCGACGGTGAGCATCGCCGGGAGGGCGGGGAGGTTGTACTTCAGGTCGAACCCCTCGTTCCCGAAGATCGGCCTCGCGTCGAGCGGAATGCAGAGCTCTTCACAGAGGTATCGGTTCAGCCTTTCCTCGAAGTTGGTCACTGCGCCGTTCCCGGAAAGGACCCGGCCGCCCGTGAAGGACTTGTCGCGTCGCGCCTCGAGCTCGGGGATCGTCTGGAAGCCGTGGTCGGCCGAGAGGGCGAGAATCACTCTTCCCTTCCGGGAAGCCGCGGTCGAGCGCCTCGAAAAGGCGGCCGAGCTGAACGTCGAGGCGCCGGAGCGTGTCGAGGTTCTCTTCGGACTCCGGGCCGTAGGCGTGCGAGACCGTGTCCTGGCCCGAAAGCCCGAGACTGAGGATATCCGGCTGCGGCTCGTGTCCGAGCTCGAGGTCCTTCGACGCCAGCACCTCGAGGGCGAGGTCCATCGTCAGCTCGTCGATGAACGGGCTGTAGTAGATGCCGTGGTAGTAGCCGTTCGAGGCGAGGGACATGTCCTTGTCCCAGCCGAGCCCGTTTACCGGGATCTGGAACGGCCGGATCTCGAACGCAGGAACGGCCCGGACCGCCGAGGCGGAGGTCCCGGCAGGGAAGAGCGGGTCGGCCATCTTCCGCCACGCCAGGCCGAGCCGGCGGGGAAGCTGCCCTCCCGCGCGGGTCCTGTTGAACTGGGAGACGACCTTCGATACGACGGAGCCTCCGGGCGACCTCGTGTCGTACGCCGGCGAGCTGACGAATCGGCCCGTGACCTGGTCCCACCAGTAGACGGCGTGCTCGCGCCGCTTTCCCGCCATGAAGATCGCCGCCCGGTCCTTGCCCGAAAGGGCGACGACCCGGGCCTCGGGATAGCGTTCCAACAGGCGGTCGCCGAGAGTCGGGACGCGCAGGCTCCCAGGTCCGGGCAGGAAGACGTCGTCCTGCGTCTCCGGGTCGACGAACTGCTGGTCGGTGCAGTAAACCGCGCGAAGCGACCCGTCGGCGCGCGGCTCGAACCACCGGTTCGCGACGATTCCGGTGACGCGTGGCGGCGCCCCCGTTCCGAGCGATGCGTGGCCCGGGCCGGTCTCGGTGTTCAGGTGCGCGTAGTGCACGTTTCTCTCGACGTGCCCCTCGTCGAGGAGGCGCTTGAGCCCGGCGACGAAGTAGGGCCGGTAGTCGAGGAGGCGCTTCATCTGGAGGCCGTCCACCGAGACGAGGACCGCCAGCTTCGGTGACTGGGCCGGAGGAGTGGAGGCCTGCTTTCGGGCAGCCTGCGCAAGCGCCAGGAAAGAAACGACGAGGGAGACG
The genomic region above belongs to Holophagales bacterium and contains:
- a CDS encoding alkaline phosphatase family protein, with the translated sequence MKNLRISSLALGVSLVVSFLALAQAARKQASTPPAQSPKLAVLVSVDGLQMKRLLDYRPYFVAGLKRLLDEGHVERNVHYAHLNTETGPGHASLGTGAPPRVTGIVANRWFEPRADGSLRAVYCTDQQFVDPETQDDVFLPGPGSLRVPTLGDRLLERYPEARVVALSGKDRAAIFMAGKRREHAVYWWDQVTGRFVSSPAYDTRSPGGSVVSKVVSQFNRTRAGGQLPRRLGLAWRKMADPLFPAGTSASAVRAVPAFEIRPFQIPVNGLGWDKDMSLASNGYYHGIYYSPFIDELTMDLALEVLASKDLELGHEPQPDILSLGLSGQDTVSHAYGPESEENLDTLRRLDVQLGRLFEALDRGFPEGKSDSRPLGRPRLPDDPRARGATRQVLHGRPGPFRERRSDQLRGKAEPIPL